The Pseudomonadota bacterium genome segment GGACTACATAAACTTCATCGTTTTGTTTAGCACTTGCTGCCAGTTCTTCGGTCTCAGTGGCATGAGAAATTAGGCTTAGCCTATCTCTAAGCCACTGTATAGCGCTGCCACAGACCATGCTGCTGCCTTCGTAAGCGTAAATGGTCTCGGTGTCCGTTTTATAGAGAACTGTCGTTAAAATGCCTTCTGGGGCGCTTTTAGGCTCTGCACCAATGTTCATCATCAGAAAGTTACCTGTGCCGTAGGTGTTCTTCGCCATGCCGGCTTCAAAGCAAGCCTGCCCAACAGTAGCAGACTGCTGATCACCGCAGGAGCCTTGAATGGAGAGACTGAATCCGCAAAGGGCTTCATCTGTTCTGCCAAAGTCATCAATGTTGTTTTTAACCTCAGGGAGAATGTTTACAGGAACTTTAAAGAGTGAAGAGAGTTCATTGTCCCATGCCATGTCCTGAATGTTAAAGAGAAGTGTGCGGGATGCATTGGTTGCGTCTGTCGCGTATGTGTTGCCGCTTGTGAGGCGGTAAATGAGATAGCTTTCAATGGTACCAATGCATAGGTTATTTGAGCGTTGCGCTTGTTTTACGGCGTCATTATTCTCAAGCAGCCATGCCATTTTTGTTGCGCTAAAGTAGGCATCAATAGGCAACCCTGTTTTAGCTTTTACATCCGTGCCATGTTTAGCGTTTAGATCGGCGCACAGGTCGGCGGTACGCTTATCTTGCCAAACAAGGGCAGGGGCAAGCGGCATGCCTGTATCTTTGCTCCAAGCAACACAGGTTTCTCGTTGGTTGGTAATGCCCATCGTTTCGGCTCTGTAGCCTTTATTTTCAGCTTGAGAAAGCGCGTGCTTACAGACAGCGAGAGCGTTCTGCCAAATTTCTTCTGCGTTGTGCTCTACATGGTTTGGGGCAGGGTAGTGTTGTTCATGTTCAATGGCGTGGCTTGCAATAATGTTCCCTTGGACATCAAACACAATAGCGCGTGTAGATGTTGTGCCTTGGTCAAGTGAGAGAATAGCTGGCTTAGGGGCATTCATATTTAAGTTACCTTTTTATTTTTTATCCCGCTTATGTACGGCGTTGGTACATGGCGCTGTCAAAAAAGTAAAAATCTAAACTTAAATCTAAACGCCTAAAATGTATGTTTATGTGATCACAATCTCTTTTTTACTATCATGGAATTTATGAAGCATATATTCAGAAAGCTTTTTCTTTTGCTCTTCATTCATAAACAGGCCTTGCTTTGTACGGTGCCAAATAATGCTGTTAACTGAGGCTGCCCACTCTTCACTCATCAGGTATTCCACTTCACGGGCATAAAGGGTGGCGCCAAAGTGCTCACCAAGTGAGGCGATGTCTGTACAGCCAGCAAGAATATATTCAGCTGCTGTGCCGTAGCTTTCTGCAAGACGTTGGGTTACTGCCATTGGAATAGCAGGGTGTTTCTTTTGGAAAGCTTTGACGTCAAAATTCTCTTCGTTCCCGTATAGGGGGAGATCACCAGTCAGGCAGCGGCCTTTAATTTTAAGTTTCTTCATGGCGTCTTTGGCAAGTGTACGGTAAGTGGTGAGCTTACCGCCCCATACATTGAGCCCAATGGCGCCTTTAGATTTAAAGGTTTGTAGGCTGTAATCTCGGCTGGCTTTCGTGAGGCCGTGCCCCATGTCAATAATGGGACGCACACCGCTGTAATCCCACACAATGTCTGCTTCAGTGGTTTGTTTACTGAAACGTTCATTGGCAATAGCTAGAAGGTAGCTACGCTCGGCGTCTGAAATCTTCGCTTGCCCCGGATCGCCTTCCATAAGTTCTTCTGTAGTACCTACTAATGTAAAGTCTCTCTGGAAAGGAATCGCAAAAACGACGCGACCATCTTCTTGTTGGAAGAGGTAGGCTTGATCATGCAGGAAGAGTTTAGGCACGACAATGTGGCTGCCTTTAATAAGCTTAAGAGCTTTGTTTGGAAGGTCTGGGGCAACATCTTCCATAAACTGAGAGGCCCATGGACCTGTTGCGTTAACAAATTTAGGGGCAGTCACAGTATGTTTAATGGCTTTGTGCATATAGGTGATGTGCCACTGCTTTTTAATGGCTTCTACTTTAACCACTCTGGCAGAAGGGATAACTTCAGCGCCATGGCTTTTCGCGTCTTTAGCATTGGCAATCACAAGCCTGTGATCATCTACACGGAGATCACTATAGGCGAATGCGGTGCCTGAATCTTTTTTAAGGGCTGTACCTACAGCTGATGTTTTAAGGTCAAATTGGACAGACTTGGGTAAAAACTGGGAGCGATATAAATTATCGTATAAAAACAGACCCAACTTAACCAGTCTTGCTGGGCGTGTGTGGGGTTCGTCTGGGATGTTGAGTCTAAGAGGGCTTACAAGATGTGTTGCAATGCGCGCCAGTGTGTCTCGTTCTTTCAGGGCTTTACGCACAAGCCCAAACTCGTAGTGTTCAAGGTATCTGAGGCCGCCATGGATCATCTTTGTGCTCCATGAGGATGTGCCAGCGCCAATGTCGCCCTTATCAAGAAGCAGGACTTTAAGCCCTCTTAAGGTTGCGTCGCGTGCGATGCCTGCGCCATTAATGCCAGCGCCTACAATGATGAGATCAAATTGCTGATCAGACATGATACCTCTCTCGGATTATCTGCTATAACTGCCCTTAGAATACCACTGGCAAGAGCCAGTTCCAAATGCTGCTCGAGTTTCGGGTCGGCTTTTTCCGACTCTGTCCAAATAATCAGATCAAGGTTGTGACTTTTAAGTGTGTTAATAACGGTTTTGTTAAGTGCGCCCGTTGGCAGGATGCCGTAGGTGGCGCCGTATTGTGCTGCTTGTTTCAGATATGGTGCGCTAAGGGCTTTATAATGGGCAATACCGTCATGCGCTTTATGGGCAAAAAGAAGACCTCTTGGGATAAAGGGTAGCTCTTTTTGAATAGTGCTCAGCTGGCTGTGGTCAAAGGAACTTATCAGAATGTTATGGGGGTGGATTTTACCAGCTTGAATAAGGGGTAAAAGCATTCTGCATACTGCGCCTGCGACATCTGGGCTTTTGAGCTCAATATTAAAGAGTGTATTGGGATGTGCTGGGATATGCTCTGCCAGTAGGGCTAGCGTTTCCTCAAATGTAGGGATGTGGCTGCCATCTTTGAGTTTAAGTTCAGTAATATCTGTATCTGACAGATCTTCAAAGAAGGATTTGCAGCGGGTCTGTGTTTCAAGGTGATGGTTTAGATCACTGATAATCTCTGTGCCTTGCATGCGGGTGGGGTGCATCATGTATAAGGTGCCGTCAGCACTTTTGACCACATCACTCTCAAATCCATCGGAAAGTGTCAGGCTTTTTGAAAAAGCTGACAGGGAGTTTTGATATGGGGCAGGGGGCGCCATAACGCAGCCTCTATGGCCGATTATCTTAGGGAATGCGGGCGTTTTCTGTTCCATGCATCTTATTATACATGAACGCAAAAGAAGCGGAAAATACAAAAAATGACGACTAAGAGTTGACCGGTCAGTCAAGTGCTATTATAATTTAATATAAGGGTATAACCCCATATACGAGAACCCTATGGAGAAATGATGGAAAAACTACCGACTAAAGAGCGTTTGATTCAAACTGCGAATGACCTTATTGGTCAGGCAAACTACAGCACTGTGAGTGTGGCTGAAATTTGTCAGGCTGCTGGGGTTCATAAGGGTAGCTTTTACCATCATTTCCCCTCTAAAGTAGATCTTGCGATTGCAGCGATTGATGCTTACTTTGAAGAGAATACAAACGACTGGGATTCTCTCTTCTCCCCTCAAGTGCCGCCTTTAATGCGTATGGTTAAAATTTGTGACTATGCTATTGAAAAAATGCATGAAGAGGTGAAGGAGTGTGGGCGTGTTGTGGGATGTCCTCTCATGTCTCTTGGCTCTGAAATGGCTGGTGAGGATGGTGAGGAAGCCCGTCTGGCCAAGCGTTGCAGAGAGGCGGATGATGTGTTCCTTAAATACTGGAGATCATGTGTGAGAGATATTGCAGATGAGGGGTATTTAAAAGAGGGAGAAGATCTTGATGAACTCGCACGAATGATTCATACTTTCGTGGCAGGCCAAATGATGATTGCAAAGGTGCATGATTCTCTCGATGTTTTAGAAAAAGATTTGAAAAAAGGCATATTTAGAATTCTTGGTATTTCACTGGATAAAGTGGAATCTTAATTAAAAATTTTTGTTAAAAGTTGACTTAAAGGTCAAATGAAGGAGAGAACAATGAATACGGCATATGTGGAAACACTCAAGACCAATAAGACAATTTTGCTAATGAGCGCAACAACGCTGCTCTTTGCTGGAGCAGCATTTTTTTATAGTACTATGGTGCATGGTGAAGAAGAAAGCGTGCAGGAAGCTGTTGCTGTTGTCGCTGAAATGACCATTCCAGTGGCGGAGGTGAAAGCTCAAGAAGTTAACCTTTGGAGCCGCTTTTCAGGCCGTATTGCTGCGGTAAATGAAGCTGAGATTCGTCCACAAGTAAGTGGCCGTATTACAGAAATCCGATTCAAAGATGGTGCATCTGTTGAAAAGGGCGATATCTTGATGGTCATTGATCCACGTCCGTATGAAGCAAGCCTAAAGGAAGCTAAAGCGAATCTTGCTTCTGCAAAAAGCCAGAAGGCTCTTGCTGGCCGTGAGCTAAAGCGTGCTGAAACTCTCCTCAAAGAAGACGCGATTGCTCAACGTACATACGATAGCCGTGTGAATGACCTTGAAGTTGCAGAAAACGCCATCCTTCAGGCGGAAGCTGCGTTGATTCAAGCAAAAGTTGATGTAGATCACGCTTATGTGAAAGCGCCGTTTTCTGGCCAAGCTGGCCGTGCGGAACTGACTGTTGGTAACCTTGTACAGGCAGGCAGTGCACCGCTTCTGACAACTCTGATTTCTAATGACCCTGTTTACGCTGAGTTTGACGTAGATGAGCAAACATACCTCAAGAACGTGTACAGCGTACGCTCAAACTCTGAGCAAAAAGTACCTGTACGTTTGAACGTGAAAGGTATTCCTCAGATGGAAGGCAGCATTGATAGTTTTGATAACGCGATTAACCCAGCGACAGGTACGATTCGCGCTCGCGCTCTATTTGAAAACAAAGACGGCATCCTTCTACCAGGTATGTACGCTGAGATTGAAATGTCGACACCAACTTCAACAAGTGAGCTTGTGGTGCCAAAAACAGCTGTCGCGACTGACCAAGACCGTATGTTTGTGTACGTGGTTGATGAGATGGGCGTTGCCAAATACCGTGAAGTGACTGTGGGTCGCCCACAAAACGGCTTTATTGTGATTCAGTCTGGCCTTAAAGCAGGTGAGAAGATTGTGACAGATAAGGTTGGTATGGTGCGTTCTGGCCAAACAATTAACGCTGAGAAGGTTTCAATTAACGTTGAACCTGCTAAAGAAGCGTGGGTCGCTCAAAAATAATTAGACCGCTAGAAGAAGAAAGAAACATCTCATGAATTTCTCTAGATTTTATATTGATCGCCCTATCTTTGCAGCGGTGCTTTCAGTCCTTATCTTTGTCGCAGGTTTTGTGGCAATGTTTAACCTCCCAATTTCGGAGTATCCAGAAGTTGCCCCGCCATCTGTTGTGGTGAATGCGTCTTTCCCGGGTGCCAGCCCTGCTGATATTGCAGAGTCTGTGTCGATTCCGCTAGAAGAGCAGATTAACGGTGTGGAAAACATGCTGTACATGAACTCTCTGGCAACAACAGACGGTAACCTACAGTTGCGCGTAACATTTGCCATTGGTACAGATGCTGACCTTGCACAGCAGCTTGTGCAAAACCGTGTGCAACAGGCGCTACCACGTCTGCCACAAACTGTACGTGACTTTGGTGTGACGGTAACGAAGTCATCACCTGACATTACAATGGTGGTGCACATTGTCTCTCCAAATGAGCGTTACGACGCCCTTTACCTACGTAACTACACCAACATCAACGTAAAAGATGAACTGGCTAAAGTTCAGGGTGTGGGCTCTGTACAGATCTTTGGTGCAGGGGATTACGCAATGCGCCTATGGTTAGATCCAAACAAGGTTGCTGAGCGTGGCCTAACAACAGGTGAAATTATGGCTGCTGTGCGTAGCCAAAACACACAGGTTGCTGCAGGTACAATTGGTGGCCCTCCATACACAGAAGGTAAAAATGTACCTAAGCAAATGCCAATTACGGTGCAAGGCCGCCTAGAAAGCATTGCTGAATTTGAAGATATTATTATTAAGCGTAGCGCAGAGGGTGTGGTCACGCGCCTGAAAGACGTGGCTCGTATTGAGCTTGATGCCTCTGGCTATGCACTGCGTTCACTGCTGGATAATAAGCCAGCTGTGGCAACGGCGATCTTTGCATCACCAGGTGCAAACGCACTAGAAATTTCATCTAACGTGCGTAAAAAGATGGCTGAGCTGAAAAAGAACTTCCCTGAAGATGTAGATTTCCAAGTGATCTATGACCCAACAACATTCGTGAGTGACTCGATTCATAAGGTGATTGAAACCCTTCTTGAAGCAGTTCTCATGGTTGTGATTGTGGTTGTAGCCTTCCTTCAGCGCTGGCGTGCGGCTCTGATTCCGCTACTTGCTGTACCTGTATCTATTGTTGGTACATTCGCTGTGATGCTGGTTCTTGGTTTCTCAATTAATGTCCTTTCACTCTTTGGGCTTATCCTTGCCATTGGTGTGGTTGTGGATGACGCCATTGTTGTGGTCGAGAACGTGTCGCGTGGTATTGAAGAAGGTATGACGCCGCGTGAAGCTGCCATTAGAGCTATGAAAGAGGTAACGGGCCCAATTATTGCCACGAGTTTGGTACTGATGGGTGTCTTCATTCCGATTGCCTTCCTTTCAGGTCTAACCGGTATGTTTTACAACCAGTTTGCCTTAACAATTGCCATTGCGGTTGTGATCTCAACATTCAACTCGCTCACACTTAGCCCGGCTATGTCTGCACTTCTTCTCCAAAAAGAAGGCGCTAAGCGTGACTGGCTACAACGTGGCATGGACAAAATCTTTGGTGGATTCTTTAGAGTGTTTAACCGTGTGTTTGATCGCTTTAATGACCGTTACACAAACTCTGTACGTTGGTCTATTAGCCGTAAAGGGCTGATGATGGCGATCTTTGGTGGGTTCCTTGTGTTAACAATGTACGGTTTTAAGAGCGTACCTGCTGGATTTGTGCCAGCGCAGGATAAGCAATACCTCATTGCCTTTGCGCAGCTTCCACAAGGTGCAACTCTTGACCAAACGGAAGAGGTGATTCGTCAGATGGGTGACATTGCCCTAAAGCACGAAGGTGTTGCCAATGCCGTTGCATTCCCTGGTCTGTCTCCAAACGGATTCGTGGCCAACTCAAGCAGTGGTATTGTCTTCCTACCTCTAAAAGACTTTAAAGAGCGTACAGCGCCACACCTCAACGGTTTTGCCATTGCAGGGGCTTTGCAACAGCAGTTCATGAGTATTCAGGGCGCCTTTGTGGCCATCTTCCCGCCACCTCCTGTAAGTGGTTTGGGTACGGCTGGTGGCTTTAAGCTACAAATTGAAGACCGTGCAGGCCTTGGTTATGAAGCTGTAAACGCTGCCCTGTGGCAAGTGCTTGGTAAAGCAAACCAACACCCAGCACTGACTCAGGTGTACAGTAACTACAAC includes the following:
- a CDS encoding efflux RND transporter periplasmic adaptor subunit; translation: MNTAYVETLKTNKTILLMSATTLLFAGAAFFYSTMVHGEEESVQEAVAVVAEMTIPVAEVKAQEVNLWSRFSGRIAAVNEAEIRPQVSGRITEIRFKDGASVEKGDILMVIDPRPYEASLKEAKANLASAKSQKALAGRELKRAETLLKEDAIAQRTYDSRVNDLEVAENAILQAEAALIQAKVDVDHAYVKAPFSGQAGRAELTVGNLVQAGSAPLLTTLISNDPVYAEFDVDEQTYLKNVYSVRSNSEQKVPVRLNVKGIPQMEGSIDSFDNAINPATGTIRARALFENKDGILLPGMYAEIEMSTPTSTSELVVPKTAVATDQDRMFVYVVDEMGVAKYREVTVGRPQNGFIVIQSGLKAGEKIVTDKVGMVRSGQTINAEKVSINVEPAKEAWVAQK
- a CDS encoding TetR/AcrR family transcriptional regulator → MEKLPTKERLIQTANDLIGQANYSTVSVAEICQAAGVHKGSFYHHFPSKVDLAIAAIDAYFEENTNDWDSLFSPQVPPLMRMVKICDYAIEKMHEEVKECGRVVGCPLMSLGSEMAGEDGEEARLAKRCREADDVFLKYWRSCVRDIADEGYLKEGEDLDELARMIHTFVAGQMMIAKVHDSLDVLEKDLKKGIFRILGISLDKVES
- the glpK gene encoding glycerol kinase GlpK, which codes for MNAPKPAILSLDQGTTSTRAIVFDVQGNIIASHAIEHEQHYPAPNHVEHNAEEIWQNALAVCKHALSQAENKGYRAETMGITNQRETCVAWSKDTGMPLAPALVWQDKRTADLCADLNAKHGTDVKAKTGLPIDAYFSATKMAWLLENNDAVKQAQRSNNLCIGTIESYLIYRLTSGNTYATDATNASRTLLFNIQDMAWDNELSSLFKVPVNILPEVKNNIDDFGRTDEALCGFSLSIQGSCGDQQSATVGQACFEAGMAKNTYGTGNFLMMNIGAEPKSAPEGILTTVLYKTDTETIYAYEGSSMVCGSAIQWLRDRLSLISHATETEELAASAKQNDEVYVVPGFVGLGAPHWQAGTKGHIVGLTLDSTKADIVRATLDGLCYQTLDLLTAMETPLTELRIDGGMVANTWFCDRLADITDVETVRPKVTETTALGAAYLAAIGAGLIPDFETISNQWQVSKTFTPSLDSDKRSKMIKGWQKAIQNCIDL
- the glpD gene encoding glycerol-3-phosphate dehydrogenase; amino-acid sequence: MSDQQFDLIIVGAGINGAGIARDATLRGLKVLLLDKGDIGAGTSSWSTKMIHGGLRYLEHYEFGLVRKALKERDTLARIATHLVSPLRLNIPDEPHTRPARLVKLGLFLYDNLYRSQFLPKSVQFDLKTSAVGTALKKDSGTAFAYSDLRVDDHRLVIANAKDAKSHGAEVIPSARVVKVEAIKKQWHITYMHKAIKHTVTAPKFVNATGPWASQFMEDVAPDLPNKALKLIKGSHIVVPKLFLHDQAYLFQQEDGRVVFAIPFQRDFTLVGTTEELMEGDPGQAKISDAERSYLLAIANERFSKQTTEADIVWDYSGVRPIIDMGHGLTKASRDYSLQTFKSKGAIGLNVWGGKLTTYRTLAKDAMKKLKIKGRCLTGDLPLYGNEENFDVKAFQKKHPAIPMAVTQRLAESYGTAAEYILAGCTDIASLGEHFGATLYAREVEYLMSEEWAASVNSIIWHRTKQGLFMNEEQKKKLSEYMLHKFHDSKKEIVIT
- a CDS encoding glycerophosphodiester phosphodiesterase; this translates as MEQKTPAFPKIIGHRGCVMAPPAPYQNSLSAFSKSLTLSDGFESDVVKSADGTLYMMHPTRMQGTEIISDLNHHLETQTRCKSFFEDLSDTDITELKLKDGSHIPTFEETLALLAEHIPAHPNTLFNIELKSPDVAGAVCRMLLPLIQAGKIHPHNILISSFDHSQLSTIQKELPFIPRGLLFAHKAHDGIAHYKALSAPYLKQAAQYGATYGILPTGALNKTVINTLKSHNLDLIIWTESEKADPKLEQHLELALASGILRAVIADNPREVSCLISNLISSL
- a CDS encoding multidrug efflux RND transporter permease subunit, whose protein sequence is MNFSRFYIDRPIFAAVLSVLIFVAGFVAMFNLPISEYPEVAPPSVVVNASFPGASPADIAESVSIPLEEQINGVENMLYMNSLATTDGNLQLRVTFAIGTDADLAQQLVQNRVQQALPRLPQTVRDFGVTVTKSSPDITMVVHIVSPNERYDALYLRNYTNINVKDELAKVQGVGSVQIFGAGDYAMRLWLDPNKVAERGLTTGEIMAAVRSQNTQVAAGTIGGPPYTEGKNVPKQMPITVQGRLESIAEFEDIIIKRSAEGVVTRLKDVARIELDASGYALRSLLDNKPAVATAIFASPGANALEISSNVRKKMAELKKNFPEDVDFQVIYDPTTFVSDSIHKVIETLLEAVLMVVIVVVAFLQRWRAALIPLLAVPVSIVGTFAVMLVLGFSINVLSLFGLILAIGVVVDDAIVVVENVSRGIEEGMTPREAAIRAMKEVTGPIIATSLVLMGVFIPIAFLSGLTGMFYNQFALTIAIAVVISTFNSLTLSPAMSALLLQKEGAKRDWLQRGMDKIFGGFFRVFNRVFDRFNDRYTNSVRWSISRKGLMMAIFGGFLVLTMYGFKSVPAGFVPAQDKQYLIAFAQLPQGATLDQTEEVIRQMGDIALKHEGVANAVAFPGLSPNGFVANSSSGIVFLPLKDFKERTAPHLNGFAIAGALQQQFMSIQGAFVAIFPPPPVSGLGTAGGFKLQIEDRAGLGYEAVNAALWQVLGKANQHPALTQVYSNYNIDAPEIFANLDRTKAEQLGVDVDQVFATMQTFLGSQYINDFNLFGRVYRVIAQAEAEYRDEASDITSIKVRNRDGAMIPLGSIVDVEESKGPAIAMRYNAYLAADVNGNPAPGYSSGQAEAAIMEILDETLPAGMTYEWTDLTYQQILAGDSTLIIFPLCLFLVFLVLAAQYESLTMPIAVIAIVPLTILSAIWGVKWSGGDNNIFTQISFFVLAGLASKNAILIVEFARELEREGMKLVEAAVKASRLRLRPILMTSFAFIMGVLPLVTSTGAGAEMRQDIGVAVFSGMLGVTFMGIIFTPIFYVLLRLVDKKFEKKEEAEHASE